A part of Caviibacter abscessus genomic DNA contains:
- a CDS encoding DUF871 domain-containing protein produces the protein MRKLGISIYPEKSTTYEIKSYIKKAYDICGASRIFSCLLSVNKDKELIKKEFLEIHNFAKSLGYEIFLDVSLKIFDELGISYKDLKFFKELNADGIRLDIGFTGLEESLMTYNPYNLKIEINMSSLTHSIDTIMDYKPNRYNLYGCHNFYPHKYSGLTFEFFEKCSLKFKNYGLRSACFITSSLESAYGPWKTTDKLCSLEIHRDLPIDVQLKHIIALEYIDDIIISNCFPSDEELNLISKVRLDMVNFKVELVDNIPDVEKSIVIDELHFNRGDQNEYMIRSTQSRVKYKNHDFKLFNAPDVIKRGDIIIESSDYGHYAGELQIALKDMENSGRSNVVGRIVENEHFILDYIKPWQKFKFNE, from the coding sequence GTGAGAAAATTAGGGATTTCTATTTATCCTGAAAAAAGTACTACTTATGAAATTAAATCATACATAAAAAAAGCATATGATATTTGCGGAGCTAGCAGAATTTTTTCTTGTCTTTTATCTGTTAATAAAGATAAAGAGTTAATAAAGAAAGAATTTTTAGAAATACATAATTTTGCTAAAAGTTTAGGTTATGAAATATTTTTAGATGTAAGTCTTAAAATATTTGATGAACTTGGAATTAGTTATAAAGATTTAAAATTTTTTAAAGAATTAAATGCAGATGGGATAAGACTAGACATTGGATTTACTGGACTTGAAGAATCTTTAATGACATATAATCCATATAATTTAAAAATAGAAATTAATATGAGCTCATTAACTCATAGTATCGATACAATTATGGATTACAAACCGAATAGATATAATTTATATGGTTGTCATAATTTTTACCCTCATAAATATAGTGGATTAACATTTGAATTTTTTGAAAAATGTTCTTTAAAATTTAAAAATTATGGTTTAAGATCAGCTTGTTTCATAACATCATCTTTAGAAAGTGCTTATGGTCCATGGAAAACAACAGATAAACTTTGTTCTTTAGAAATTCATAGAGATTTACCTATAGATGTTCAATTAAAGCATATTATAGCACTTGAATATATAGATGATATAATTATTTCTAATTGCTTTCCAAGTGATGAAGAATTAAATTTAATTTCTAAAGTTAGACTTGATATGGTTAATTTTAAAGTAGAATTAGTAGATAATATACCAGATGTTGAAAAATCAATTGTTATTGATGAATTGCACTTTAATCGTGGTGATCAAAATGAATATATGATAAGGTCAACACAAAGTAGGGTTAAATACAAAAATCATGATTTTAAATTATTTAATGCACCGGATGTTATAAAAAGAGGAGATATAATCATTGAAAGTAGTGATTATGGTCATTATGCTGGAGAATTACAAATTGCTTTAAAAGATATGGAAAATAGTGGAAGAAGTAATGTTGTTGGTAGAATAGTTGAAAATGAACATTTCATTTTAGACTATATTAAGCCTTGGCAAAAATTCAAATTTAATGAATGA
- a CDS encoding PTS transporter subunit EIIC, giving the protein MNEKKVALEIFEALGKKENIISNAVCMTRLRVFVKEAVNIKALENIDGVLGVIEAETLQIVLGPGVVNRVGEEFSKLTGIPLGFSDVSNIAKENKKENKAKHNGIIQRFLQKIANIFVPLLPGIIAAGLVLGLTNVINVTTKGAFVANWWFATIKTIGFGMFTYLAIYVGMNSAKEFGGTAILGGIVGAMFVGHQGLPLLAKVNDSYIILPIINKPFSPGMGGLLAALFMGIIVANIEKQIRKIIPTILDTFFTPLITLLIGVFIAILFVQPLGNFISTQIFVILDFIYNKLGILGGYLLAAGFLPLVSVGLHQALAPIHVLLNTPDGPTNGINYLFPILMMAGGGQVGAGIAIYMKTKNKKLKTLTRDALPVGILGIGEPLMYAVTLPLGKPFITACLGSGFGGLLASLFHLGTVTQGVSGLFGLLIVVPGTWIYFIISMVGAYIGGFILTYLFGVDEERINETYGN; this is encoded by the coding sequence ATGAATGAAAAAAAAGTTGCACTAGAGATATTTGAAGCATTAGGTAAAAAAGAAAATATAATTTCTAATGCTGTTTGTATGACAAGATTAAGGGTTTTTGTTAAGGAAGCTGTAAATATAAAAGCACTAGAAAATATAGATGGAGTTTTAGGTGTAATAGAGGCGGAAACTTTACAAATAGTTTTGGGACCTGGAGTTGTTAATAGAGTTGGAGAAGAATTTTCTAAACTTACAGGTATTCCTCTGGGATTTTCTGATGTTAGCAATATAGCAAAGGAAAATAAGAAAGAAAATAAAGCAAAACATAATGGTATAATTCAAAGATTTTTACAAAAAATAGCTAATATATTTGTTCCATTATTACCTGGTATTATTGCAGCAGGATTAGTTTTAGGACTTACTAATGTAATTAATGTAACAACTAAAGGAGCTTTTGTAGCCAATTGGTGGTTTGCAACAATTAAGACAATAGGTTTTGGAATGTTTACTTATTTGGCTATTTATGTAGGTATGAACTCAGCTAAAGAATTTGGTGGAACAGCTATATTAGGTGGTATAGTTGGTGCAATGTTTGTAGGGCATCAAGGCTTACCATTGCTTGCAAAAGTAAATGATAGTTATATCATTTTACCGATTATAAACAAACCATTTTCACCTGGAATGGGTGGATTATTAGCGGCATTATTTATGGGTATAATAGTTGCAAATATTGAAAAACAAATAAGAAAAATTATACCAACAATATTAGATACTTTCTTTACGCCACTTATTACATTATTAATTGGTGTGTTTATTGCAATTTTATTTGTTCAACCTTTAGGAAATTTTATATCAACGCAAATATTTGTAATACTTGACTTTATTTATAACAAATTGGGTATATTAGGTGGATATTTACTTGCAGCAGGATTTTTACCTCTTGTTTCAGTAGGGCTACATCAAGCATTAGCACCAATACATGTACTTCTAAATACACCTGATGGACCAACAAATGGAATTAATTATTTGTTCCCTATATTAATGATGGCAGGAGGAGGTCAAGTAGGTGCAGGTATTGCAATATATATGAAAACTAAAAATAAAAAACTTAAAACATTAACAAGAGATGCACTTCCTGTAGGAATACTTGGAATAGGAGAACCATTAATGTATGCAGTTACATTACCATTAGGAAAACCATTTATAACTGCTTGTCTTGGTTCAGGATTTGGAGGACTTTTAGCTTCATTATTCCATTTAGGAACGGTAACTCAAGGAGTGTCAGGGTTATTTGGATTATTAATAGTTGTTCCGGGAACTTGGATATATTTTATAATTTCAATGGTAGGAGCATATATTGGAGGATTTATACTTACATATTTGTTTGGCGTTGATGAAGAAAGAATAAACGAAACTTACGGTAATTAA
- a CDS encoding alpha/beta hydrolase, with product MNKKIPVTVILPDDYSSKIKYLVIYTLHGWSGNNKNFPEKTEIREFADTYKVIFVSHDGNYDSWYVDSDINSKSKYESFISKELVDYIDKAYSTDAKKEQRAITGLSMGGFGALYIGIRNQNIFGNIGSMSGGVEIESYKNNWGIINVINKDWDKYNIKDIAHQLIFTKTNIIIDCGVDDFFISVNRDLHKKLLALNIKHDYIERPGNHNWEYWKNSMKYQVLFFNENFKKSKI from the coding sequence ATGAATAAAAAAATCCCAGTAACTGTTATTTTGCCAGATGATTATAGTAGTAAAATAAAATATTTGGTAATATATACTTTACATGGGTGGTCAGGAAATAATAAAAATTTTCCTGAAAAAACTGAAATCAGAGAATTTGCAGATACATATAAAGTAATTTTTGTATCTCATGATGGTAATTATGATAGTTGGTATGTAGATAGTGATATAAATAGCAAATCAAAGTATGAAAGTTTTATTTCTAAAGAATTGGTAGATTATATAGATAAAGCATATTCAACAGATGCAAAAAAAGAACAAAGAGCTATTACGGGACTTAGTATGGGTGGATTTGGAGCACTTTATATAGGAATAAGAAATCAAAATATATTTGGTAATATTGGAAGTATGAGCGGTGGAGTTGAAATAGAATCTTATAAAAACAATTGGGGAATTATAAATGTTATAAATAAAGATTGGGATAAGTATAATATAAAAGACATAGCACATCAGCTTATATTTACTAAAACGAATATAATAATTGACTGCGGTGTAGATGATTTTTTCATATCTGTAAATAGAGATTTACATAAGAAATTATTAGCTTTAAATATTAAACATGATTATATTGAAAGACCTGGAAATCATAATTGGGAATATTGGAAAAATTCTATGAAGTACCAAGTATTGTTTTTTAATGAAAATTTTAAAAAAAGTAAAATATAA
- a CDS encoding helix-turn-helix domain-containing protein, whose protein sequence is MKKDIETRIDIYLNPIFTNFALNAIGKHTVRKNYYVDCKSGTDGNFILFQLTLDGMGLFIQNNKTYRCDKNQLFICQVPSDAIYYLPKHSELWKVMYLEISIEFLSSFKNLINLNSKSPVINLTKYPYIVTLLQEIYNISILDKENNKAKLEKLSFDFITELFEIFNQNNKYTPKVQSIKNYIEANYDKDINLDVIAKNLYISKYYMIKKFKEQTSLTPMRFLIEYRLKVARTLLMNMKNSIEYVATSVGFKDSNYFTKVFKKKFNITPREYRFTKNNLI, encoded by the coding sequence ATGAAAAAAGATATAGAAACAAGAATAGATATATATTTAAATCCCATTTTTACAAACTTTGCATTAAATGCAATTGGAAAACATACAGTAAGAAAAAATTATTATGTTGATTGTAAGTCAGGAACAGACGGTAATTTTATATTATTCCAATTAACTTTAGACGGTATGGGATTATTTATTCAAAATAATAAAACATATAGATGTGATAAAAATCAGCTTTTTATTTGCCAAGTACCAAGTGATGCAATATATTATCTGCCTAAACACTCGGAATTATGGAAAGTAATGTATCTTGAAATTTCAATTGAATTTCTTTCAAGTTTTAAAAATTTGATAAATCTAAACTCAAAAAGCCCTGTGATAAACCTAACAAAATACCCATATATTGTTACTTTGTTACAGGAAATATATAATATATCAATACTTGATAAGGAGAATAATAAGGCTAAACTTGAAAAACTATCTTTTGATTTCATAACTGAATTATTTGAAATTTTTAATCAAAATAATAAATATACTCCAAAAGTTCAAAGTATTAAAAATTATATTGAAGCAAACTATGATAAAGATATTAATTTAGATGTAATAGCTAAAAATTTATACATTTCAAAATATTACATGATTAAAAAATTTAAAGAACAAACAAGTCTAACTCCTATGAGATTTCTTATAGAATATAGATTAAAAGTAGCAAGAACATTACTTATGAATATGAAAAATTCCATTGAATATGTTGCAACAAGTGTAGGTTTTAAGGATTCTAATTATTTTACAAAAGTATTTAAGAAAAAATTTAATATTACTCCAAGAGAATACAGATTTACTAAAAATAACTTAATATAA
- a CDS encoding ABC transporter substrate-binding protein has protein sequence MKKILTSLFVLFSMFLIVSCNNTKESKELTFYLSSTEENIIYKKLREVADNFEKENAGVKINILAGGGSSYESTMKTRMAANDLPDIFSTHGWSVLRYGEYLEPLQNREWVKNINTLIKDVITDAKNNNIYALPLNMDITGIVFNAGVLEKLGINVDNIKTWDDFKAVSEKIKASGITPIHMGAKDLGEAGHYYDWAGSSFVVTPKDNQVENLLAGKFETKNWADLSQLLLDFKNLGYINKDVLTSTPDDTAKALAEDKAVFTFGTNGIIKEAKEYNPNAKIAFMPIPARYTDDDPTLISGEEWAFGVWKDSKNKDVAIAFLDYLARPENIKLVNEAIGAVPGLINADVDTGELKPYFEKYTNVKTVPYLDRVYLPSGMWSTLCDVGIGILSGELTPQQSGEKLKADFEKLYNAQK, from the coding sequence ATGAAAAAGATTTTAACGAGTTTATTTGTTTTGTTCAGCATGTTTTTAATAGTAAGTTGTAACAACACAAAAGAAAGTAAAGAATTAACATTTTATTTAAGTTCAACAGAAGAAAATATTATCTATAAAAAACTTCGTGAAGTTGCAGATAATTTTGAAAAAGAAAATGCTGGAGTAAAAATTAACATATTAGCAGGTGGAGGTTCTAGCTATGAGTCTACAATGAAAACTAGAATGGCTGCAAATGATTTACCAGATATATTCTCAACACACGGTTGGTCGGTATTAAGATATGGTGAATACTTAGAACCACTACAAAATAGAGAATGGGTAAAAAATATAAATACATTAATTAAAGATGTTATTACAGATGCTAAAAATAATAATATTTATGCTTTACCTTTAAATATGGATATTACAGGTATAGTATTTAATGCAGGAGTATTGGAAAAATTAGGTATAAACGTTGATAATATTAAAACTTGGGATGATTTTAAAGCAGTAAGTGAAAAAATAAAAGCTTCAGGAATTACTCCTATACATATGGGAGCAAAAGACTTAGGTGAAGCTGGACATTATTATGACTGGGCAGGATCTTCATTTGTTGTAACGCCTAAAGATAACCAAGTAGAAAATTTACTTGCAGGAAAATTTGAAACTAAAAATTGGGCAGATTTATCACAACTTCTTTTAGATTTTAAAAATTTAGGATATATTAATAAAGATGTATTAACATCTACTCCTGATGATACTGCAAAAGCTCTTGCAGAAGATAAAGCAGTATTTACATTTGGAACTAACGGAATTATTAAAGAAGCAAAAGAATATAATCCAAACGCTAAAATTGCATTTATGCCTATACCTGCAAGATATACAGATGATGATCCCACTTTAATAAGTGGTGAAGAATGGGCTTTTGGTGTATGGAAAGATTCAAAAAATAAAGATGTTGCAATAGCATTCTTAGATTATTTAGCACGTCCTGAAAATATTAAATTAGTTAATGAAGCTATAGGTGCAGTTCCTGGTCTAATAAATGCTGATGTTGATACAGGAGAATTAAAACCTTACTTTGAAAAATACACAAATGTTAAAACAGTTCCATATTTGGATAGAGTTTATCTTCCAAGTGGAATGTGGTCAACTTTATGTGATGTTGGTATAGGAATACTTTCAGGAGAATTAACACCACAACAATCAGGTGAAAAATTAAAAGCAGATTTTGAAAAACTGTATAATGCTCAAAAATAG
- a CDS encoding carbohydrate ABC transporter permease, giving the protein MYIPALILFIIFVFYPFFRGLSISFTNWNGFSQSYKSVGIENYKNILFDDPNFRLALRNTLIYGIGSTVLQQILGLGYALFLNSDLKEEI; this is encoded by the coding sequence ATGTATATACCGGCTTTAATACTTTTTATAATATTTGTATTTTACCCATTCTTTAGAGGATTATCAATTTCATTTACAAATTGGAATGGGTTTTCTCAAAGTTATAAATCGGTAGGAATAGAAAATTATAAAAATATTTTATTTGATGATCCTAATTTTAGACTTGCACTTAGAAATACCCTTATTTATGGTATTGGAAGTACAGTGTTACAGCAAATTTTAGGTTTAGGGTATGCACTATTTTTAAATTCGGATTTAAAGGAAGAAATATAG
- a CDS encoding carbohydrate ABC transporter permease, giving the protein MNALQYCGISMLIYLAGLQNIPKMYYEASELDGANSFDKFIHITIPMLKPAIITSFTINIIGGLKLFDVIKALTNGGPGYATHSLSTLIDKVYFGTQNAGYSAAIGIVLFLFILISSLITNAASERGELEL; this is encoded by the coding sequence ATAAATGCACTACAATATTGCGGTATATCTATGTTGATATATTTAGCTGGGCTTCAAAATATACCTAAAATGTATTATGAAGCTTCTGAACTTGATGGAGCAAATTCATTTGATAAATTTATTCATATAACTATACCTATGTTAAAACCGGCAATTATTACAAGTTTTACAATAAACATAATTGGAGGGCTTAAATTGTTTGATGTTATAAAAGCATTGACAAATGGAGGTCCTGGTTATGCAACGCATTCATTATCAACTCTTATAGACAAAGTATATTTTGGAACACAAAATGCAGGTTATTCTGCCGCAATAGGAATAGTATTATTTTTATTTATTCTTATTTCTTCACTTATAACTAATGCTGCATCTGAAAGGGGAGAATTAGAATTATGA
- a CDS encoding carbohydrate ABC transporter permease: MKKKLNITKTIFVILIAIIHLFPIYITMVMSLKRKSDLSSNLLPPKQIYLGNFLLAIQKNVLLSIGRSLIVTFVVVSLVVLIGAMSAYPLARNRTRFNKLILNVILSVMMIPPLSMLVPLVTMLSGRNLFHIKGTNTYWALILVVLSFQLPISIFMYTNFIKSIPRELDEAAEIDGCSRFRIFFTIILPMLKPVTSTVIILTGVFTWNDYQFSLYLWNKYKTVTTFVASYFSLSSYNVNSAAAAAIIVIVPIVILYVSLQKYFIQSAVDSAVK, translated from the coding sequence ATGAAAAAGAAACTTAACATAACTAAGACAATATTTGTAATTCTTATTGCAATAATTCATTTATTTCCAATATATATAACTATGGTAATGTCTTTAAAAAGAAAATCAGATTTGAGTTCAAATTTATTACCTCCCAAACAAATATATTTAGGTAATTTTTTATTAGCTATACAAAAAAATGTATTGTTAAGCATTGGAAGATCTCTTATAGTGACATTTGTAGTTGTCTCGTTAGTTGTTTTAATTGGTGCAATGAGTGCATATCCGCTTGCAAGAAATAGAACAAGGTTTAATAAACTGATATTAAATGTAATATTGTCAGTTATGATGATACCTCCGCTTAGTATGCTGGTACCATTAGTTACTATGTTATCAGGTAGAAATTTATTTCATATTAAAGGAACAAATACATACTGGGCTTTAATATTGGTTGTATTGTCTTTTCAATTGCCTATAAGCATATTTATGTATACTAATTTTATTAAATCAATACCTCGTGAGCTTGATGAAGCGGCAGAGATTGATGGTTGTAGTAGATTTAGAATATTTTTTACTATTATACTTCCTATGTTAAAACCTGTTACTTCAACTGTTATAATACTAACAGGAGTATTTACTTGGAATGATTATCAATTTTCACTATATTTATGGAATAAGTATAAAACAGTAACGACATTCGTTGCTTCCTATTTCTCTTTGTCTAGCTATAATGTAAATTCGGCTGCGGCGGCTGCAATAATAGTTATAGTGCCGATAGTAATATTATACGTCAGTTTACAAAAATACTTTATACAAAGTGCTGTTGATAGTGCAGTGAAATAG
- a CDS encoding alpha-galactosidase has product MITFNEKNKIFHIYNNDISYILKILKNGEIGSLYFGKRINENDFEYMYKEYVAFPITNTFENFENGFYLDTLLREYPDFGTGDYRMPAYEIMYGAGNTIVEFEYESHEILDGYVGTENFPHLKAKEAKTLLIHLKDKKINTSITLKYTIFNDFAGIIRNVDINGTDIQINKALSMNLDLNSADYELIQLSGFWGREASYIRTELVRGIKKINSTRGTSSATNNPFIALARKNADFNTGEMIGFNLIYSGNFEANVEVSPQNITRINMGINSETFTKIDKFTSPEVLIVYSDKGLNKLSQTYHDIYRKYLLPKKENLVLLNNWEGTYFDFDESKLISMIIESKKLGIDLFVLDDGWFGNRNSDKSGLGDWFVNKEKLPNGLKPLWTKTKELGMKFGIWIEPEMVNPDSKLYKEHPEYIIHTSGRKNHMGRNQYNLDFSRDEVVENVYKQLEKILDENEIDYIKWDMNKCITGVENMQNYPKYVENLYKLMQRIREKYQNILIEGCASGGNRFDAGILNYCPQIWGSDNTDAGFRLDIQFGLSIPYPISTIGSHVSDIPNHQSGRNIDLEFRRNVAMFGTYGYELNPLSLSDEDKEFIKKDINLFKENANLISTGDLYRIIHNDEVSAFNIVSKDKKKAILAYFKRKVKVCEELIRIPVLGLKPDTKYTVNRILKTREKEKIGEFTGDFIEKFGIFMEHKFSGSIDKEGKIYSDFDSDIYLIES; this is encoded by the coding sequence ATGATAACTTTTAATGAAAAAAATAAGATATTTCATATATATAATAACGATATTTCATACATTTTAAAAATACTTAAAAATGGAGAAATAGGTTCTCTTTATTTTGGTAAAAGAATAAATGAAAATGATTTTGAATATATGTATAAAGAATATGTTGCATTTCCAATAACTAATACTTTTGAAAATTTTGAAAATGGTTTTTATTTAGATACTTTATTAAGAGAATATCCTGATTTTGGTACAGGAGATTATAGAATGCCTGCATATGAAATTATGTATGGTGCAGGTAATACTATAGTTGAATTTGAATATGAATCACATGAAATTTTAGATGGATATGTTGGAACTGAAAATTTCCCACATTTAAAAGCAAAAGAAGCAAAAACTTTGCTTATACATTTAAAAGATAAAAAAATAAATACAAGTATAACTTTAAAATATACTATATTTAATGACTTTGCAGGTATTATTAGAAATGTAGATATAAATGGCACTGATATACAAATTAATAAAGCTCTTTCTATGAACTTAGACTTAAATAGTGCAGATTATGAACTTATACAACTTAGTGGATTTTGGGGAAGAGAAGCGTCGTATATAAGAACAGAGTTAGTTAGAGGAATAAAAAAGATAAACTCAACAAGAGGTACAAGCAGTGCTACAAATAATCCTTTTATAGCTCTTGCAAGAAAAAATGCTGATTTTAACACAGGAGAAATGATAGGATTTAATTTAATTTATTCAGGAAATTTTGAGGCAAATGTAGAAGTTAGCCCACAAAATATAACAAGAATTAATATGGGAATAAATTCTGAAACTTTTACTAAAATAGATAAATTTACCTCTCCTGAAGTGCTTATTGTTTATTCTGATAAAGGGCTTAACAAATTATCTCAAACGTATCATGATATATACAGAAAATATTTATTACCTAAAAAAGAAAATCTAGTTTTACTTAATAATTGGGAAGGTACATACTTTGATTTTGATGAAAGTAAATTAATTTCAATGATAATTGAATCTAAAAAACTTGGAATTGATTTATTTGTCTTAGACGATGGTTGGTTTGGAAATAGAAATAGCGATAAATCAGGTCTTGGAGATTGGTTTGTAAACAAAGAAAAACTTCCTAATGGTTTAAAACCTTTGTGGACAAAAACAAAAGAATTAGGAATGAAATTTGGTATATGGATAGAACCTGAAATGGTAAATCCTGACAGTAAATTATATAAAGAACATCCTGAATACATTATTCATACTTCGGGTAGAAAAAATCATATGGGTAGAAATCAATATAATTTAGATTTTTCTCGTGATGAAGTAGTTGAAAATGTATATAAACAATTAGAAAAAATATTAGACGAAAATGAAATAGACTATATAAAGTGGGATATGAACAAGTGCATTACAGGAGTTGAAAACATGCAAAATTATCCTAAATATGTAGAAAATCTGTATAAGTTAATGCAAAGAATAAGAGAAAAGTATCAAAATATTTTAATAGAAGGTTGTGCAAGCGGTGGGAATAGATTTGACGCAGGAATCTTAAATTATTGTCCTCAGATTTGGGGTAGCGATAATACAGATGCTGGATTTAGGCTTGATATACAATTTGGACTTTCCATACCTTATCCAATATCTACTATAGGTTCGCATGTTTCGGATATACCTAATCATCAAAGCGGTAGAAATATAGACTTAGAGTTTAGAAGAAATGTTGCAATGTTTGGTACGTATGGATATGAATTAAATCCATTATCTTTATCTGATGAAGATAAAGAGTTTATTAAAAAGGATATTAATTTATTTAAAGAAAATGCTAATTTAATATCAACAGGAGATTTATACAGAATTATTCATAATGATGAAGTAAGTGCTTTTAATATCGTAAGTAAAGATAAGAAAAAAGCTATATTAGCATATTTTAAGAGAAAAGTTAAAGTATGTGAAGAATTAATAAGAATACCGGTACTGGGACTTAAACCAGATACAAAATATACTGTAAATAGAATTTTAAAAACAAGAGAAAAAGAAAAAATCGGAGAGTTTACAGGAGATTTTATTGAAAAGTTTGGAATATTTATGGAACACAAGTTTAGTGGTTCTATTGATAAAGAAGGCAAAATATATTCTGATTTTGATAGTGATATATATCTAATTGAAAGTTGA